The proteins below come from a single Aspergillus oryzae RIB40 DNA, chromosome 5 genomic window:
- a CDS encoding uncharacterized protein (dienelactone hydrolase and related enzymes) codes for MRVLVHLADQTVQVLSASHGTDHKRHIVKRRVGAGLGTGDRLDFGYRAYSYPGMSPGFAESDLNNYDPVATEIAWTRTLSVLQSGFQKHLDLEKTWEGIEQVTYIPTLKGASGIQALHQFYKTSFLQGRPPSMRLRLLSRTIGADRVVDELYVAFKHTQEMPWILPGLQPTDRQVEIVLVSIVTLRGGKLYSEHIYWDQASVLVQVGLIDRNLVPEQAKGITALPIIGREAAKKILLHDQEESTEPETASMVAQVDGLDIH; via the exons ATGCGCGTCCTTGTGCATCTAGCAGACCAAACAGTTCAGGTACTCTCTGCTTCTCACGGAACAGATCACAAGAGACATATTGTCAAGAGGCGTGTCGGGGCAGGGCTGGGTACGGGAGATCGGCTGGACTTCGGATACCGGGCATACTCATACCCTGGCATGAGTCCAGGATTTGCAGAAAGTGACTTGAACAATTATGATCCGGTAGCGACTGAGATTGCGTGGACCCGGACGTTGTCCGTTCTGCAAAGCGGGTTTCAGAAGCACCTAGATTTGGAAAAGACTTGGGAAGGTATTGAACAGG TCACATATATTCCGACATTGAAAGGTGCTAGTGGCATACAGGCTCTTCATCAATTTTACAAAACATCTTTTCTACAGGGTAGACCCCCCTCTATGCGTCTCCGTTTACTGTCACGGACAATCGGTGCGGATAGAGTAGTGGACGAGTTATATGTGGCGTTCAAACATACTCAGGAAATGCCGTGGATCCTTCCTGGCCTGCAGCCAACCGACAGACAGGTGGAGATAGTACTTGTCAGCATTGTGACGCTCCGCGGTGGAAAGCTATATTCAGAACACATATACTGGGATCAAGCAAGTGTCCTTGTTCAAGTTGGTCTGATTGACCGTAACTTAGTTCCTGAGCAGGCCAAAGGTATCACTGCTCTTCCTATTATCGGAAGAGAGGCCGCGAAGAAGATTCTCCTACACGATCAGGAAGAAAGCACCGAGCCTGAAACTGCCTCCATGGTTGCACAGGTGGATGGACTGGATATACACTAG
- a CDS encoding uncharacterized protein (predicted protein) — MAESPKTSHIEDTKPDSTTQQSPGRRRPPKLRKQQVSAEESNKQQSTSPGTAKSPSPDKPQTPPPNQVREKESMEANQEDTESVDAPSSGPEMQPEPQAAAPPPETRVEERPAQNIPRRRRRRQGQQEMVPLGNVGDVGNTVNEAGELVQAAGSKAVNTVTDTAGKVVGGALSGGQSEEKKGKDEQLRLRLDLNLDIEVQLKAKIHGDLTLQLLK, encoded by the exons ATGGCTGAGTCACCGAAAACGAGCCATATCGAAGATACAAAACCAGATTCCACTACCCAACAGTCGCCTGGCAGACGTAGACCACCCAAGCTACGAAAGCAACAGGTTTCGGCCGAAGAATCAAACAAGCAACAGTCTACTAGTCCTGGTACAGCAAAGAGCCCATCACCGGATAAACCACAGACCCCTCCGCCAAATCAAGTCCGTGAGAAAGAGAGTATGGAAGCCAACCAGGAAGATACCGAGAGTGTTGATGCTCCATCCTCGGGGCCGGAGATGCAGCCCGAGCCACAGGCAGCAGCGCCACCACCCGAGACAAGGGTGGAAGAGCGGCCAGCTCAGAACATCCCACGACGTAGACGACGCAGGCAGGGACAGCAAGAGATGGTTCCCTTGGGTAATGTCGGGGATGTGGGCAACACAGTGAACGAGGCTGGTGAGCTTGTACAAGCCGCTGGATCCAAAGCTGTCAACACAGTGACCGATACCGCTGGAAAGGTGGTCGGTGGTGCTCTTTCTGGAGGTCAGtcagaggaaaagaaaggcaaggatgAGCAGTTACGTCTACGACTTGACTTGAACCTGGATATCGAAGTCCAACTGAAGGCAAAAATCCATGGCGATCTGACTCTTCAGCTACT AAAATGA
- a CDS encoding uncharacterized protein (2-keto-4-pentenoate hydratase/2-oxohepta-3-ene-1,7-dioic acid hydratase (catechol pathway)) — MAPGILVNGFHDSTTPSSTLPTRRRPYPHEGLRFDPKLKPKSYRMTGTSPDSKILFLDVNILDSTGNDPYRGDVLIHGERIVSVGLVPDVEALRHDPKVRVVQGRGRTFMSGLGDAHTHWTWNNIALELLGDIGVEEHTLITARSALCYLDSGYTMCYGAASAKDRLDCVVRDAINRGTLPGPRLLANGREIAKREGELAAGITAFAEGPLEMREVIRHHAKIGVDQIKLSMSGEAITETVSAEECFFTDEETAACVDEAHRNGIRVCSHARARDSVIQCARHGVDVIYHASYTDEEGMQILEKVKDRVVVAPALNWLYATVYEAEPFGYSMEKAEQVGYRRELETAIKALKEMHKRGITVLPGGDYGFAWCPHGTYARDLEHFVKLLDFTPMESIVAATAGIAKLFMQEDELGKVLPGYYADCILVDGDPLKDIAVLQDHSKLDVIMINGRIHKAQPTEFLNTSAVPPSLQEKKSYFNFVAFEDELGRSRIGHLDLGDSTIQPLTMASGSPLASLSQVIELGDEGVVRAAEAPFPLSSVKLLPPLADRDVLCIGENYRKHIKEYRESGFAAADNKVTDSPQVPTVFTKRSTSITASGTDIYPHPGFTQTMDYEGELGVIIGKAGFSIKEKDAMDYIWGYTIINDLSARERQRDHRQYFMGKSPDTFCPMGPVAVEAAALSGEIRVQTHVNGEKRQDGTTADLIFSIPKLIETVSSGITIQPGDVIATGTPHGVGVGHHPPKFLKPGDLVEVSVTGLGKLSNRIADPGSKNPTIDRVLQKPSSIPTYNLDRTWGGVGLTKVGPDHYINVRELGSQSPDAETIVFIHGLGANLEYYAPLVQAAGLERTRRYARPSVLNCYLADLRQRP, encoded by the exons ATGGCTCCTGGAATCCTGGTCAATGGTTTCCATGACAGTACTACACCATCCTCGACGCTTCCCACGCGCCGACGCCCGTATCCCCACGAAGGCCTCCGGTTCGATCCCAAACTTAAACCCAAATCGTATCGCATGACCGGCACCTCACCGGACTCAAAGATCCTGTTCCTGGATGTGAATATTCTCGACTCGACAGGCAATGATCCGTATCGTGGTGATGTATTGATTCACGGGGAGCGCATTGTCTCGGTTGGGCTAGTCCCCGATGTTGAAGCGCTTCGCCATGACCCGAAGGTCCGTGTCGTCCAAGGTCGTGGACGTACTTTCATGTCTGGTCTCGGGGATGCCCATACACATTGGACTTGGAACAATATCGCTCTTGAGCTACTGGGTGACATTGGCGTCGAGGAGCACACTCTGATTACAGCACGCTCGGCACTTTGTTACCTGGACTCCGGATACACCATGTGCTATGGCGCCGCCTCTGCCAAAGATCGTCTGGACTGCGTCGTTCGAGATGCTATCAATCGCGGAACCTTGCCCGGGCCGAGACTTCTGGCAAATGGCAGGGAGATCGCCAAGCGAGAGGGTGAGCTTGCGGCGGGAATTACTGCATTTGCTGAGGGGCCACTGGAGATGCGAGAGGTGATCAGACATCATGCTAAAATCGGTGTCGATCAAATCAAATTGAGTATGTCAGGTGAGGCCATCACCGAAACTGTTTCGGCCGAGGAATGTTTCTTTACCGATGAGGAAACAGCCGCTTGTGTGGATGAAGCTCATCGCAATGGGATCAGGGTTTGCTCTCATGCACGGGCGAGAGACTCGGTCATCCAATGTGCTAGACACGGTGTGGACGTCATTTACCATGCGTCCTATACCGATGAAGAGGGTATGCAGATACTCGAAAAGGTCAAGGACCGGGTTGTTGTTGCCCCTGCGCTCAACTGGCTCTATGCTACCGTTTACGAGGCGGAACCCTTTGGGTATTCcatggagaaggctgagcaAGTCGGATACCGGAGAGAGCTGGAGACAGCTAtcaaggcattgaaggagatgcaCAAGCGGGGGATTACTGTCCTTCCAGGAGGTGACTATGGCTTTGCCTGGTGTCCTCATGGGACGTACGCTCGGGATCTTGAGCACTTTGTGAAACTATTGGACTTTACGCCGATGGAATCCATTGTCGCTGCGACAGCTGGGATAGCCAAGCTATTTATGCAGGAGGACGAGCTGGGAAAGGTACTTCCTGGGTATTATGCCGACTGCATCCTGGTCGATGGTGATCCTCTGAAAGACATCGCGGTGCTTCAGGACCACTCGAAGCTGGATGTGATTATGATTAACGGCCGTATCCACAAAGCTCAGCCGACAGAGTTCCTTAATACCTCTGCAGTTCCTCCATCATtgcaagagaagaagagctaCTTCAATTTCGTAGCCTTTGAAGATGAGTTGGGACGATCTCGCATTGGCCACCTCGACCTTGGTGACTCCACAATCCAGCCGTTGACAATGGCTTCCGGCTCTCCCCTTGCCAGTCTGAGCCAGGTCATTGAACTGGGCGACGAGGGGGTTGTCCGCGCCGCGGAAGCTCCATTCCCGCTGAGCTCAGTGAAGCTGTTGCCGCCGCTCGCAGATCGAGATGTTCTCTGTATTGGCGAGAACTACCGCAAGCATATCAAGGAATACCGGGAAAGTGgctttgctgctgctgataacAAAGTCACTGATA GTCCCCAAGTCCCAACTGTCTTCACCAAGCGCAGTACTAGCATCACTGCTAGTGGAACAGACATCTATCCCCACCCTGGATTTACTCAAACGATGGACTACGAAGGTGAACTGGGAGTCATCATCGGAAAAGCAGGCTTCTctatcaaggagaaagatgCCATGGATTATATCTGGGGCTATACGATCATAAATG ATCTATCCGCCCGTGAGAGACAGCGAGACCACCGCCAATACTTTATGGGAAAATCGCCGGACACCTTCTGTCCTATG GGACCGGTTGCTGTTGAAGCTGCAGCGTTATCAGGAGAAATTCGAGTACAAACTCATGTCAATGGTGAAAAGCGTCAAGATGGCACCACAGCCGACCTGATTTTCTCCATCCCTAAATTGATTGAGACGGTATCTAGTGGCATCACCATTCAGCCGGGCGATGTAATCGCAACAGGCACTCCACACGGCGTTGGAGTTGGCCACCATCCGCCGAAGTTCCTTAAGCCAGGCGACTTGG TCGAGGTGAGCGTCACTGGCCTTGGAAAGCTTTCCAATCGTATCGCGGATCCCGGTAGCAAGAACCCTACTATCGATCGTGTCCTCCAAAAGCCTTCGAGTATCCCAACTTATAACCTTGATCGGACTTGGGGCGGTGTTGGGTTAACCAAAGTCGGACCCGACCATTATATCAACGTCCGAGAATTGGGATCCCAAAGCCCCGATGCAGAAACGATCGTTTTCATCCACGGCCTTGGTGCCAACCTGGAATACTACGCGCCGCTTGTCCAAGCCGCAGGACTAGAAA GGACACGGCGCTACGCCCGCCCGAGCGTCCTCAACTGCTACCTTGCAGACCTTCGCCAGAGACCTTGA
- a CDS encoding cytochrome b5-like heme/steroid binding domain-containing protein (predicted protein) — protein MYSKKNKAVLPYISPDQVSKRNGVDNSEIWLVIDDIVYDCTSFLSGHPGGEAVLRRFAGFDCSWQYHAIHGERRKVFANKSLEKLRVGWTEGVSNPYSKPEWVE, from the exons ATGTACTccaaaaagaacaaggccgTCCTCCCATACATTTCCCCCGACCAAGTCTCCAAACGAAACGGAGTGGATAACTCCGAGATTT GGTTGGTGATTGATGACATCGTCTACGACTGCACATCCTTTCTATCAGGACATCCCGGTGGCGAGGCTGTGTTGAGAAGGTTCGCTGGGTTCGACTGCTCAT GGCAATACCACGCTATTCATGGAGAACGACGGAAGGTCTTCGCGAACAAATCATTAGAGAAATTAAGAGTAGGATGGACGGAGGGAGTCAGCAATCCATATTCCAAACCAGAATGGGTTGAATAA
- a CDS encoding uncharacterized protein (predicted protein): MDANPPQEQPPQTRRRRTRLACEACKIRKRKCDGQTPCESCSRYDYRCCYEPPPRKRRLTTVAAGQTFSPPVTLPSPGPVPVPPSTALEPSSRRPTEEKSMEANAGVIFPQLLGLKLSPDHAPSMQHGSGWNLGVRRSPHRSEKSITWILSQAAWQKLFGVYVEKIHPVYGFLDLEVVAGQAGRRWEDPCASNEYDAVLCGVGALGSLFSSRSKASEQERHLIDCAKDILETTSTLVVSPGVHDVEGWLLRTMYLRCHSTPHAAWIASCTTMHIVEAAGLHRESTRGSLVYPEINPGGQSENVECRRRLFWIAKLLNTWISFEYGRSQVVIRGAQCPAPAPKPGDPTSDLISLFQLSEKLDPDQTVQVLELEESLVRLEEFEFESDAAILSQSVLAFTIYRRLQLLNSTTNMTSVVDRVIRLGCRGLAASSRSIDASCPWWHVSNVPFQFTCILLAMDTRKSLVHVKDSLATLKKAADHFATQKARKAYKNIDFLVRLSQKRKEQDAALLNESVGSSQDTLLNPMDPSSLNYSYDWDIFVRDALDFSTTFPRLAEQEY, from the exons ATGGACGCCAACCCCCCGCAAGAGCAACCCCCACAAACCCGACGCCGCCGTACCCGACTCGCCTGCGAGGCATGCAAGATCCGGAAGCGCAAATGCGACGGTCAAACACCATGCGAATCCTGCAGTCGATATGACTACCGTTGCTGTTATGAGCCTCCTCCTCGCAAAAGGCGACTCACGACCGTCGCCGCCGGACAAACATTCTCGCCACCAGTCACACTGCCATCGCCCGGTCCAGTACCAGTACCCCCTTCCACAGCTCTGGAACCCAGTAGTCGGCGACCAACTGAGGAGAAATCAATGGAAGCTAACGCTGGTGTTATCTTTCCGCAATTACTGGGCCTTAAGCTGAGCCCCGACCATGCGCCTTCTATGCAGCACGGCTCCGGGTGGAACTTGGGTGTGCGTCGGAGTCCGCATCGTTCGGAAAAGAGCATTACCTGGATTTTGTCGCAGGCTGCGTGGCAGAAGTTGTTTGGTGTTTATGTTGAGAAGATTCATCCTGTGTATGGGTTCTTGGATCTGGAGGTTGTGGCTGGGCAGGCGGGGAGGAGGTGGGAGGATCCCTGTGCCTCCAACGAGTATGATGCCGTCCTGTGCGGGGTGGGGGCATTGGGATCACTGTTCTCATCACGGTCAAAAGCAAGTGAACAGGAACGACATTTGATTGACTGCGCGAAAGATATTCTCGAAACGACCAGTACGTTGGTCGTCAGTCCGGGTGTACACGATGTCGAGGGCTGGTTGCTACGCACCATGTATTTGAGATGTCACAGTACGCCGCATGCTGCGTGGATCGCGTCGTGCACAACGATGCATATCGTCGAGGCTGCTGGGTTACATCGTGAGTCCACTCGTGGCTCACTGGTCTATCCGGAGATTAACCCCGGCGGCCAGTCGGAAAATGTGGAATGTAGGCGACGGCTCTTTTGGATTGCCAAGTTGCTCAATACATGGATTTCGTTCGAATATGGTCGATCGCAGGTGGTCATTCGAGGGGCTCAGTGCCCGGCTCCTGCGCCAAAACCTGGGGATCCTACCAGTGACCTTATTTCGTTGTTCCAGTTATCGGAAAAGCTGGACCCGGACCAGACGGTTCAAGTGTTGGAATTGGAAGAGTCACTTGTCCGACTTGAGGAGTTTGAATTCGAGTCCGATGCTGCCATCCTCTCGCAGAGTGTGCTTGCCTTTACTATCTATCGGCGCCTGCAATTACTGAACTCAACTACTAATATGACATCCGTCGTCGACCGGGTCATTCGCTTAGGCTGTAGAGGCCTCGCCGCTTCGTCCCGATCCATCGATGCCAGCTGTCCTTGGTGGCACGTCAGTAACGTCCCATTCCAGTTTACCTGCATTCTTCTCGCGATGGATACGCGAAAATCACTCGTCCATGTGAAGGATTCGCTCGCTACGTTGAAAAAAGCCGCCGACCACTTCGCGACACAGAAGGCACGGAAAGCATACAAAAACATCGACTTTCTAGTCCGATTATCTCAGAAGCGCAAAGAGCAGGATGCGGCCTTGCTGAACGAATCCGTAGGGTCGAGTCAAG ACACGTTGCTTAATCCGATGGACCCGAGTTCATTGAACTATAGCTATGACTGGGATATCTTTGTGCGTGATGCGTTGGATTTCTCGACTACGTTTCCCAGATTGGCGGAGCAGGAATACTGA